One Ostrea edulis chromosome 2, xbOstEdul1.1, whole genome shotgun sequence genomic region harbors:
- the LOC125680485 gene encoding beta-1,3-galactosyltransferase 1-like, producing the protein MAEEKARRCSGFCSIRTCIYILGGLSLIVLVNVLNANNHLTSLIAFSNKLREGFKEFINHNASVNVTPYSQNTPFILEAIKTRSSTVNPGGKSVVTTPKTTQKPTVKITTAKPTTKTQPRQPTPRPDECKACFEHNFRYIIDNEQICDSGNGKSNVAIIVLILTIHANREARDTLRQTWLTPTKNNTADIRYAFLLGTTPDQNLQKKVEEENAVYHDILQEDFVDKYMNLTYKTIMAFKWASSKCKQAKFVMKTDDDMFVNLDSVKHVVSVHGDSLQSAVGGACHMSAGPIRDSRSKWYASKLSYPRNAYPGFCSGTGYVTSMNVATKVYEISRHVPFFHLEDVYVALCIKKLGYRLKPIGGFNPGRTPPGCQYKTKNVVTSHYMGLPLIRKMWNLKC; encoded by the coding sequence ATGGCAGAGGAGAAGGCCCGTCGCTGCTCAGGATTCTGCAGTATTCGGACATGCATCTACATACTGGGAGGATTGTCCCTTATTGTTCTCGTTAACGTGTTAAATGCCAACAACCATTTGACTTCATTAATCGCTTTCTCCAACAAACTTCGAGAGGGTTTCAAAGAATTTATAAACCACAATGCTAGTGTTAATGTAACACCATATTCTCAAAACACGCCTTTTATACTGGAGGCTATAAAAACTAGGTCAAGTACTGTTAATCCTGGGGGAAAGTCTGTGGTCACAACCCCAAAAACAACCCAAAAGCCCACCGTGAAAATAACTACTGCCAAACCAACAACAAAGACGCAACCTCGTCAGCCAACCCCACGGCCAGATGAATGCAAAGCCTGTTTTGAACACAACTTTAGATATATCATAGATAATGAACAGATATGTGATTCTGGAAATGGAAAGAGCAACGTAGCAATAATTGTCCTGATACTCACAATACATGCAAACAGAGAAGCAAGGGATACCCTCCGGCAGACCTGGCTAAcaccaacaaaaaacaacacagCAGACATAAGATATGCGTTCTTACTGGGCACCACACCCGATCAAAATCTCCAGAAAAAGGTGGAAGAGGAGAATGCCGTTTACCATGACATCCTCCAAGAAGACTTTGTGGATAAATACATGAATTTAACTTATAAAACAATAATGGCTTTCAAATGGGCTAGCTCTAAGTGCAAACAGGCAAAATTTGTTATGAAGACTGATGATGATATGTTTGTTAATTTAGATTCTGTAAAACATGTGGTATCAGTGCATGGTGACAGCCTTCAAAGTGCTGTGGGAGGGGCATGTCACATGTCTGCTGGACCAATCAGAGATAGCAGATCGAAGTGGTATGCATCGAAGTTAAGTTATCCAAGGAATGCTTATCCTGGCTTTTGTTCTGGAACAGGCTATGTCACAAGTATGAACGTCGCAACTAAAGTGTACGAAATTTCTAGACATGTACCTTTTTTTCATCTAGAAGATGTTTATGTAGCTCTGTGCATCAAAAAACTTGGTTACAGATTGAAACCTATTGGTGGATTTAACCCAGGCCGTACACCACCAGGATGTCAATACAAAACGAAAAATGTTGTGACATCACATTACATGGGTCTGCCTCTCATCAGAAAAATGTGGAACTTAAAATGCTAg